One segment of Ureibacillus thermophilus DNA contains the following:
- a CDS encoding flagellin: MLGQWSATGMRILKNLNQNWMLANKALLRISSGYRINSAADDAAGLAISEKMRAQIRGLEMAGKNIQDGISLVQTAEGALNETHAIIQRMRELAIQAASDTLTDEDRHLIDMEFQQLKEEITRISKDTEFNARPLLNGDYENNSLRIQVGANAGQYMEIYIGRASSASLGIDGLDISTRDNADAAIGALDKALNRVSTERARLGAYQNRMEHAYNNVMNTAENLTAAESRIRDADIAKEMMNYTKASILAMAAQHVLALHLQQAQSILMLLNAGKKERY; this comes from the coding sequence TTGCTTGGGCAATGGTCGGCAACCGGCATGAGGATTTTAAAAAACCTGAATCAAAACTGGATGTTGGCGAATAAGGCGTTGCTCAGAATTTCTTCTGGCTACCGCATTAACAGCGCGGCAGATGATGCGGCGGGTCTTGCCATCTCTGAAAAAATGCGGGCCCAAATTCGCGGTCTTGAAATGGCGGGGAAAAACATTCAGGATGGCATTTCCCTCGTCCAAACAGCAGAAGGGGCGCTCAATGAAACCCATGCCATCATCCAACGCATGCGGGAACTTGCCATTCAAGCGGCAAGCGATACGCTTACGGATGAGGATCGCCACTTGATCGATATGGAGTTCCAGCAGCTGAAGGAAGAAATCACAAGAATCTCTAAAGATACGGAATTCAACGCTCGCCCGCTATTGAACGGCGATTACGAAAACAATTCTTTAAGAATACAAGTAGGCGCCAATGCCGGACAATATATGGAAATCTATATTGGCAGGGCGAGCAGCGCAAGCCTTGGCATAGACGGGCTGGACATTTCAACGAGAGACAACGCGGATGCTGCAATTGGCGCATTGGATAAAGCCTTAAACCGAGTATCGACAGAACGTGCCCGCCTTGGCGCTTACCAAAACCGGATGGAACACGCCTATAACAATGTGATGAACACGGCGGAAAACTTAACGGCTGCCGAATCCCGCATTCGAGATGCAGACATCGCAAAAGAAATGATGAACTACACAAAAGCAAGCATTCTCGCCATGGCTGCCCAACACGTCCTCGCCCTTCATCTTCAACAAGCCCAATCCATCCTAATGCTGTTGAATGCGGGGAAGAAGGAGAGATATTAG
- a CDS encoding nucleotide sugar dehydrogenase yields MTKTMCVIGLGYIGLPTAVTFANHGVKVHGVDINPNAVRSIQEKKLHIEEPGLQERLNKAVDEGYLTASTTPKEADVFIISVPSPINPDKTANLEYVREATKSIVPYLRKGNLVILESTVPPKTVERVMIPELIQSGLDIGTELFVAHSPERVIPGRIFEELVNNGRIIGGINKKSAEMTKELYQLFVKGPIHLTDATTAELVKVMENTYRDVNIAFANELAKLAEDLDVNIWEAIHYANFHPRVNIHFPGPGVGGHCIAVDPWFLVELGGEKAQMIHLARTINDGMPLFTAQKTQKILNENNIAGGKVAVLGLAFKGNVDDMRESPSLEVIHELQQLGLEVVSFDPHIKENKHPTQTQNFEEAVNDADMLLVLTDHKEFKEYNPLSITPKNKIVLDTKNCLDREKWKEAGFQFYLLGDAKNK; encoded by the coding sequence ATGACAAAAACAATGTGTGTGATCGGACTAGGTTATATTGGATTACCAACAGCGGTCACTTTCGCAAACCATGGGGTAAAAGTACACGGAGTAGACATCAACCCTAATGCCGTTCGAAGCATTCAAGAGAAAAAATTGCATATTGAAGAACCAGGCTTGCAAGAACGTCTGAATAAAGCAGTGGATGAAGGGTATTTAACAGCTTCTACAACACCAAAAGAAGCGGATGTATTCATTATTTCTGTACCTTCACCAATCAATCCGGACAAAACAGCCAATCTTGAATACGTTCGAGAAGCGACAAAATCCATCGTACCTTATTTAAGAAAAGGCAATCTCGTTATCTTAGAATCAACAGTACCGCCAAAAACAGTAGAACGGGTGATGATTCCGGAATTAATTCAATCAGGATTGGATATAGGAACAGAATTATTCGTAGCCCATTCACCTGAACGGGTGATTCCAGGCCGCATCTTTGAAGAATTGGTCAACAATGGCCGCATCATTGGCGGAATCAATAAAAAATCAGCAGAAATGACGAAAGAACTTTATCAACTTTTCGTGAAAGGTCCCATTCATTTAACAGATGCAACAACGGCAGAACTAGTGAAAGTCATGGAAAATACATACCGTGATGTCAACATTGCGTTCGCCAACGAGTTAGCGAAACTTGCTGAAGACCTTGATGTAAATATTTGGGAAGCGATTCATTATGCAAACTTCCACCCTCGCGTAAATATCCACTTCCCAGGTCCAGGCGTTGGTGGACACTGCATTGCCGTGGACCCATGGTTTTTAGTGGAACTTGGCGGTGAAAAGGCACAAATGATCCACCTTGCCCGAACAATCAATGACGGCATGCCGCTGTTCACAGCACAAAAAACGCAAAAAATCTTAAATGAAAATAACATTGCGGGCGGCAAAGTAGCAGTGCTCGGCCTTGCTTTCAAAGGAAACGTGGACGATATGCGCGAAAGCCCATCATTAGAAGTCATTCACGAACTTCAACAACTCGGGCTAGAAGTTGTTTCCTTCGACCCGCACATTAAAGAAAACAAACACCCGACGCAAACCCAAAACTTTGAAGAAGCTGTAAACGATGCGGATATGCTGCTTGTGTTGACAGACCATAAAGAATTTAAAGAATACAATCCACTTTCCATCACGCCGAAAAATAAAATCGTGCTGGATACGAAAAACTGCTTGGATCGCGAAAAATGGAAAGAAGCCGGATTCCAATTTTACTTGCTTGGAGATGCAAAAAATAAATAA
- a CDS encoding WecB/TagA/CpsF family glycosyltransferase, whose amino-acid sequence MKETVLGIKVNTENYDELIEQIFERINTKQKSLIVAINPEKIIKAKKDPALAKLLNEAEFQIPDGIGVILASKIQKGQIRSRVTGVDLMMRICEEAAKRQKSIFLYGGKPGIALTAAEKLKQLYPGIQIAGVQHGYEKDNEKVVEKINNAKPDILFVAMGSPKQENWINANRDRLYPTIYQGVGGSFDVLAGNVKRAPVAFQKLGLEWFYRLLKEPKRIKRQIKLPLFLIEVARSTKRK is encoded by the coding sequence ATGAAAGAAACAGTACTAGGCATAAAAGTAAACACTGAAAACTACGACGAACTCATTGAACAAATTTTTGAACGCATTAACACGAAACAAAAATCGCTCATTGTCGCAATCAACCCGGAAAAAATCATCAAAGCGAAAAAAGATCCGGCGCTGGCCAAACTTTTAAACGAAGCGGAATTTCAAATCCCAGATGGCATTGGAGTCATCCTTGCATCCAAAATCCAAAAAGGGCAAATCCGGTCGCGGGTGACGGGAGTAGACCTGATGATGCGCATTTGCGAAGAAGCGGCAAAACGACAAAAATCCATCTTCCTATACGGGGGAAAGCCGGGCATTGCCTTAACAGCCGCTGAAAAACTAAAACAGCTATACCCGGGCATTCAAATTGCCGGCGTGCAGCACGGCTACGAAAAAGACAACGAAAAAGTCGTTGAAAAAATCAACAACGCCAAACCGGACATTCTTTTCGTTGCCATGGGAAGCCCGAAACAAGAAAACTGGATCAACGCAAACCGCGATCGCCTTTACCCAACCATCTACCAAGGCGTGGGGGGAAGCTTTGACGTGCTTGCGGGGAACGTCAAACGGGCGCCGGTGGCTTTTCAAAAATTAGGGCTTGAATGGTTTTACCGCCTATTAAAAGAACCGAAGCGCATCAAACGCCAAATCAAATTGCCGCTGTTCCTAATCGAAGTCGCCCGCAGCACAAAACGCAAGTAG
- a CDS encoding RNA-guided endonuclease InsQ/TnpB family protein: MTKQNKAFKFRIYPNEEQKELLEKTFGCVRFVYNKMLAERKEIYEKFKDDKEKLKEQKFPTPAKYKDEFPFLKEVDSLALANAQIHLQNAYKNFFEGRAEFPKFKSKKHKQSYTTNMVNGNIKIEDGHIKLPKFKKPIKMKQHREIPADYKIKSCTISKTKTGKYDISILTEYEKETTTVNIQHVVGLDFAMDGLYVDSEEGKRANYPRFYRQTLKKLAKEQRILSRRKKGSNRWHKQRLKVANLHEKVANQRRDFLHKLSHHLASKYDCVVVEDLNMKGMSQALHFGKSVTDNAWGMFTTFLQYKLEEQGKKLIKIDKCFPSSKTCSCCGRVKESLSLSERTFRCDCGFVADRDWNASINIKHEGLRLLGLV; this comes from the coding sequence ATGACTAAGCAAAACAAAGCCTTCAAGTTTCGCATATATCCAAATGAAGAACAGAAAGAGTTATTGGAAAAAACGTTTGGTTGTGTTCGCTTTGTCTACAATAAGATGTTGGCAGAACGTAAAGAAATATATGAAAAGTTCAAAGACGACAAAGAGAAGCTTAAAGAACAAAAGTTTCCGACACCGGCAAAGTACAAAGATGAATTCCCATTCCTAAAAGAAGTGGATTCTTTAGCTTTAGCCAACGCACAAATCCATTTACAAAATGCTTATAAGAACTTTTTTGAAGGTCGTGCAGAGTTCCCTAAATTCAAAAGTAAAAAACACAAGCAATCCTATACAACCAATATGGTCAATGGAAATATTAAGATTGAAGATGGTCATATCAAATTACCAAAGTTCAAAAAGCCGATTAAAATGAAGCAACATAGAGAGATTCCTGCTGATTACAAAATCAAATCTTGCACTATTTCGAAAACAAAGACAGGCAAATACGATATTTCGATTTTGACAGAATACGAGAAAGAAACGACTACAGTAAACATTCAACATGTGGTTGGATTAGATTTTGCTATGGATGGTCTGTATGTCGATAGTGAAGAGGGTAAGAGAGCCAATTATCCTCGTTTCTATCGACAAACATTGAAAAAATTAGCGAAGGAACAACGTATTTTGTCACGCAGGAAGAAAGGTTCTAATCGTTGGCACAAACAGCGACTGAAAGTAGCGAACTTACATGAAAAGGTTGCAAACCAACGAAGAGACTTTTTACACAAATTGTCCCATCATCTTGCAAGCAAGTACGATTGTGTTGTTGTCGAAGACCTCAACATGAAGGGAATGTCACAAGCCCTACATTTTGGTAAAAGTGTTACTGATAACGCATGGGGGATGTTTACAACATTTCTCCAATACAAGTTAGAAGAGCAAGGGAAAAAGCTTATCAAAATAGATAAATGCTTTCCATCATCCAAAACTTGTTCATGTTGCGGTCGAGTAAAGGAGTCTCTATCTCTTTCTGAGCGTACATTTCGCTGTGATTGTGGTTTTGTGGCAGACCGTGATTGGAACGCTTCTATCAATATCAAACATGAAGGATTGCGGCTGTTAGGGTTAGTATAG
- a CDS encoding S-layer homology domain-containing protein: MANQPKKYKKFVATAATATLVASAIVPVASAASFSDVVVGGSHSEAINALADQGIIKGYADGTFKPGVQINRGQTVKLLGRWLESQGYEIPADWNSVQRFSDVPVNAADQELVKYAALVKDAGVFNGSQGKLNASQPMQRQHMAVVLVRAIKNVLGEDLVQQYKDAGFVSSIEDLYQAYANENREAIIALEYAGITKVSDGNFRPTQTVTRGQFASFLYRTINLDTLNATVESIKAINNTTVEVDFKEAIDNVNALKFTIDGLQVKNAVVKQTDKTVVVLTTAPQEGGKTYTVSESGKKLGTFQGVSAVIPTGISTVVASQQGVIGQQVTVSAQVKVTEGQSKAGIPVTFNIVNSNSNVNDKIEVEAYTDENGVATYTYTRYYSGTDNVVAYATDKSSVNDKAKVYWDNALQLTISDVTTDSTLANGKNKVYQIESKNNKNGYVFVTFAENLNVAPDKLVKTVNAQGVATYLLDSNDRVTANRADYPYEATTGGKAVIAVKLDSNGKANLVLSGKNASVTPIVFEGEYVGNNITPQAYKAKYDKTALQAKGSTVTFELKHELGLTVEAIGNANAATYINSTETGGRDYKVKYVDKEGKPVAQGSKVRVAIDTEGVTGTFRLLDADGNEVTAYLTDGKVKYYELTIGKDGETTFTVTSTHVNDYVTPVVFVDNGKTAQKLDDQDLQSKSETTYFVADVTYNAKLKVLGADGKEAKPVLANNSDYVDFVYELVDQNGKPRRASSATDVTFNITAGAGTIVTENGDVAPGNSTSVTKTISASSTKATTRVKAKEASVVSVTATGSTAGVVLPTTEPTSATATFLSTQELVNGTVYTGTVRAVDKANNKVTLLINGKEHTVSYENGNYYIGGTNKSFVDFEEALSYGDTVKYVPGTTPHFDITVNITDTTAPSLSSATYASAQPAKSNSYATGDIELSGGEKLTFTATEYSEELNGTKVVLVDNVASSSTTATVGVDGNGNTVITVELADNGTNITATFQDVIDAVNTVTTITKVSASTSDSTSTVADVGNTTLNGGSVAAPAQPATITLVFDEEVANTSEVEASVTVTGSATVRSLDNPTFSWSSDKKTLTIILGPAHTVQKGDTVTVTNVKDAAGNVKATDSQSLN, from the coding sequence ATGGCTAACCAACCAAAGAAGTACAAAAAATTCGTAGCAACAGCTGCTACTGCTACATTGGTTGCTAGCGCAATCGTACCAGTTGCATCTGCTGCTAGCTTCTCTGATGTTGTAGTAGGTGGCTCACATTCTGAAGCAATCAACGCTTTGGCAGATCAAGGCATCATTAAAGGTTATGCAGACGGCACATTCAAACCAGGTGTGCAAATCAACCGCGGACAAACGGTTAAATTATTAGGCCGCTGGTTAGAATCACAAGGTTATGAAATCCCAGCTGATTGGAATTCTGTACAACGCTTCAGCGATGTTCCAGTAAACGCTGCTGACCAAGAATTAGTGAAATATGCTGCATTAGTTAAAGATGCTGGCGTATTCAACGGTTCTCAAGGCAAATTAAACGCTTCTCAACCAATGCAACGTCAACATATGGCAGTTGTATTAGTGCGTGCAATTAAAAACGTATTAGGCGAAGACCTTGTACAACAATACAAAGATGCTGGCTTCGTTTCTAGCATTGAAGACTTATACCAAGCATATGCAAACGAAAACCGCGAAGCAATCATCGCGTTAGAATATGCAGGTATTACAAAAGTTTCTGACGGCAACTTCCGTCCAACTCAAACAGTAACGCGCGGTCAATTCGCATCATTCTTATACCGCACAATCAACCTTGATACACTTAACGCAACAGTTGAATCAATTAAAGCAATTAACAACACAACTGTTGAAGTAGACTTCAAAGAAGCAATCGACAACGTGAACGCACTTAAATTCACAATCGATGGCTTACAAGTGAAAAACGCTGTTGTAAAACAAACTGACAAAACTGTAGTCGTATTAACAACAGCTCCACAAGAAGGCGGCAAAACTTACACAGTAAGCGAAAGCGGCAAAAAACTTGGTACATTCCAAGGTGTATCTGCTGTAATTCCTACTGGCATTTCAACAGTAGTTGCTTCTCAACAAGGTGTTATCGGTCAACAAGTAACTGTTTCGGCACAAGTAAAAGTTACTGAAGGCCAATCTAAAGCTGGAATCCCTGTAACATTTAACATTGTGAATAGTAATAGCAATGTTAACGATAAAATTGAAGTAGAAGCTTACACAGACGAAAACGGTGTAGCAACATACACTTATACTCGTTACTACAGCGGAACAGATAACGTAGTTGCATATGCAACAGATAAGTCATCCGTAAACGATAAAGCAAAAGTTTATTGGGATAATGCTCTTCAATTAACAATTTCAGATGTTACTACAGATTCTACATTAGCAAATGGTAAAAATAAAGTTTACCAAATTGAATCAAAAAATAACAAAAACGGCTATGTATTTGTTACTTTTGCAGAAAACTTAAATGTTGCACCTGATAAATTAGTGAAAACTGTAAATGCTCAAGGCGTTGCAACATATCTTCTTGACTCAAATGATAGAGTAACTGCAAATCGTGCAGACTATCCATACGAAGCAACTACTGGTGGAAAAGCAGTAATTGCAGTTAAACTTGATTCTAACGGTAAAGCTAATTTAGTTTTATCCGGAAAAAATGCTTCAGTTACACCTATCGTATTTGAAGGCGAATATGTTGGTAATAATATTACACCACAAGCTTATAAAGCTAAATACGATAAAACTGCATTACAAGCAAAAGGGTCTACTGTAACATTTGAATTAAAACATGAACTTGGTTTAACAGTAGAAGCTATTGGAAATGCTAATGCTGCAACTTATATTAACTCAACTGAAACTGGTGGACGTGACTATAAAGTTAAATATGTTGATAAAGAAGGTAAACCAGTTGCACAAGGTTCAAAAGTAAGAGTAGCAATTGATACTGAAGGAGTTACTGGTACTTTCCGTTTATTAGATGCTGATGGTAATGAAGTTACAGCATATTTAACTGATGGTAAAGTTAAATATTATGAATTAACAATTGGTAAAGATGGTGAAACTACATTTACAGTTACAAGTACACATGTAAATGATTATGTAACACCAGTTGTATTTGTAGATAATGGTAAAACAGCTCAAAAATTAGATGATCAAGATTTACAATCTAAATCTGAAACTACTTACTTTGTTGCTGATGTAACTTATAACGCAAAATTAAAAGTACTAGGTGCTGATGGCAAAGAAGCAAAACCTGTTTTGGCTAATAATAGTGACTATGTTGACTTTGTTTATGAATTAGTTGACCAAAACGGAAAACCTCGACGAGCTTCTAGTGCAACTGATGTTACATTTAATATTACTGCTGGAGCAGGAACAATTGTAACTGAAAATGGTGACGTTGCTCCTGGTAATAGTACATCAGTGACAAAAACTATTTCAGCATCATCAACAAAAGCAACAACAAGAGTTAAAGCAAAAGAAGCTTCTGTAGTTTCTGTTACAGCAACTGGTTCAACTGCTGGGGTTGTATTACCAACTACTGAACCAACATCTGCAACTGCTACATTCTTAAGCACTCAAGAGTTAGTTAATGGAACTGTTTATACAGGTACTGTTAGAGCTGTAGATAAAGCTAATAATAAAGTAACTTTATTAATTAATGGTAAAGAACATACTGTAAGTTATGAAAATGGAAATTACTACATTGGTGGAACAAATAAATCATTTGTAGATTTTGAAGAAGCATTGAGTTATGGAGATACTGTCAAATATGTACCAGGTACTACTCCGCACTTTGATATTACTGTCAATATAACTGATACTACTGCTCCTTCATTAAGTAGTGCAACTTATGCTTCAGCTCAACCAGCAAAAAGTAATAGTTATGCAACAGGAGATATTGAATTATCTGGCGGAGAAAAATTAACATTTACTGCTACTGAGTACAGTGAAGAACTTAATGGAACAAAAGTTGTGTTAGTAGATAATGTAGCTAGCTCTTCTACAACAGCTACTGTTGGCGTAGATGGTAATGGTAATACAGTAATTACAGTTGAACTTGCTGATAATGGTACTAATATAACTGCAACTTTCCAAGATGTAATCGATGCAGTAAATACAGTAACAACAATAACAAAAGTTAGTGCTTCTACATCAGATTCAACTTCAACTGTAGCAGATGTTGGAAATACTACACTTAACGGTGGTTCAGTTGCTGCTCCAGCTCAACCAGCAACAATCACTTTAGTATTTGACGAAGAAGTTGCTAATACTTCAGAAGTTGAGGCAAGTGTAACTGTTACTGGCAGTGCAACAGTACGTAGTCTTGATAACCCAACATTCAGCTGGAGTTCTGATAAGAAAACATTAACAATTATATTAGGTCCTGCTCATACTGTTCAAAAAGGTGATACAGTAACAGTAACTAATGTTAAAGATGCAGCTGGCAATGTAAAAGCAACTGATTCTCAATCTTTAAATTAA
- a CDS encoding competence protein ComK, with product MDELKKFDWYYITPNTYVIEPIECDGKAYSRVYDKFDTFCIKRKPLKLLDETLKKLGSSYKAATDFSKMFLGKGKHKVPIVLSYDQPYVFLPILSPSSSKNIWIAQHAIINIQKCEDSTMIILKNDVEFKLPIHYTAFCTQYVCATMLLKYALKQREAIHRELGFLKN from the coding sequence ATGGATGAATTAAAGAAATTCGATTGGTATTACATTACCCCAAACACATATGTCATAGAACCAATTGAGTGTGATGGAAAAGCTTACTCACGCGTCTATGACAAATTTGATACTTTCTGCATTAAAAGAAAGCCTCTAAAACTTTTGGATGAGACTTTAAAAAAATTAGGCTCTTCTTACAAAGCAGCAACAGATTTTTCAAAAATGTTTTTGGGAAAAGGGAAACACAAAGTTCCAATCGTCTTATCTTATGATCAGCCATATGTCTTTTTGCCAATCTTATCACCCTCTTCTTCCAAAAATATTTGGATTGCACAACATGCGATTATAAACATCCAAAAATGCGAAGACAGCACGATGATCATTTTAAAAAATGACGTTGAATTCAAATTGCCAATCCATTACACAGCTTTTTGCACACAATACGTATGCGCTACAATGCTTCTAAAATATGCTTTAAAGCAGCGTGAAGCCATTCATCGGGAATTAGGGTTTCTGAAAAACTGA
- a CDS encoding IDEAL domain-containing protein, whose amino-acid sequence MDKNNYYANFSSAAGSNPTVNDSEKLLNEIYVDLFLNRLQRIYRIEQLKDFIDQALDERNEEAFYKYAKELNELQESLN is encoded by the coding sequence ATGGATAAAAACAATTATTACGCAAACTTCTCTAGTGCGGCAGGTTCCAATCCAACAGTGAACGATTCTGAAAAATTGTTGAATGAAATTTACGTAGATTTATTCTTGAACCGATTACAAAGAATTTACCGGATTGAACAATTAAAGGATTTCATCGATCAGGCGTTGGATGAAAGAAATGAAGAAGCTTTTTATAAATATGCGAAAGAATTAAATGAATTGCAGGAGTCATTGAACTGA
- the uvrB gene encoding excinuclease ABC subunit UvrB → MADTFELHAPYKPSGDQPKAIAQLVQGIREGKKHQTLLGATGTGKTFTISNVIKEVNKPTLVIAHNKTLAGQLYSEFKQFFPNNAVEYFVSYYDYYQPEAYVPQSDTYIEKDASINDEIDKLRHSATSALFERRDVIIVASVSCIYGLGDPDEYREMVVSIRKGMEIERNQLLRRLVDIQYERNDVNFQRGTFRVRGDVVEIFPASRDEHCIRVEFFGDEVDRIREVDALTGEIIGDRNHVAIYPASHFVTREDKMKKAIENIEKELEEQLEKFRAEGKLLEAQRLEQRTKYDLEMMREMGYCSGIENYSRHLTLREPGATPYTLLDYFPDDFLMVIDESHVTLPQIRGMYNGDQARKQVLVDYGFRLPSALDNRPLKFEEFEQHIHQAIYVSATPGPYEKEHCPEMIEQIIRPTGLLDPTVDVRPIEGQIDDLVDAIQKRTKKNERVLVTTLTKKMAEDLTDYLKEMGIKVAYLHSEIKTLERIEIIRELRKGTYDVLVGINLLREGLDIPEVSLIAILDADKEGFLRSETSLIQTIGRAARNANGHVIMYADTITESMRKAIEETKRRRSIQEAYNKEHGIVPKTIRKEIPELIRATHAAEEEEKYITKVTKGKKLTKSELEKLIESLEKEMKEAAKSLDFERAAELRDTIFELKAEM, encoded by the coding sequence ATGGCTGATACTTTTGAATTGCATGCTCCGTATAAACCAAGCGGCGATCAGCCCAAAGCGATTGCACAACTTGTTCAAGGTATACGAGAAGGCAAAAAGCATCAAACATTGCTTGGAGCGACAGGAACAGGAAAAACATTCACCATTTCCAACGTCATTAAAGAAGTAAATAAACCGACGTTGGTCATTGCTCATAACAAGACGCTTGCTGGTCAATTATACAGCGAATTTAAACAGTTTTTTCCAAATAATGCGGTGGAATATTTTGTAAGCTATTACGATTATTATCAACCGGAAGCGTATGTGCCGCAATCGGATACATACATCGAAAAGGATGCCAGCATCAACGACGAAATCGATAAATTGCGCCACTCCGCCACAAGCGCCTTGTTTGAAAGAAGAGATGTCATCATTGTGGCATCTGTTTCCTGCATTTATGGTTTAGGGGATCCGGATGAATACCGCGAAATGGTGGTGTCTATCCGAAAAGGTATGGAAATTGAGCGAAATCAGTTGCTTCGCCGATTAGTGGACATCCAATATGAAAGAAATGATGTGAACTTCCAGCGGGGAACGTTCCGAGTGCGCGGCGATGTGGTAGAAATTTTCCCTGCTTCCCGGGATGAACATTGCATACGCGTTGAATTTTTCGGTGATGAAGTGGACCGCATTCGGGAAGTAGATGCATTGACTGGAGAAATCATTGGTGATCGAAATCATGTGGCTATTTATCCAGCTTCCCACTTCGTTACAAGAGAAGACAAAATGAAAAAAGCCATTGAAAATATCGAGAAAGAACTGGAAGAGCAGCTTGAAAAATTTCGGGCAGAAGGAAAGCTTTTGGAAGCGCAGCGGTTGGAACAGCGCACAAAGTACGACTTGGAAATGATGAGGGAAATGGGCTATTGCTCTGGCATCGAAAACTATTCCCGCCATTTGACATTGCGTGAGCCAGGGGCAACGCCTTATACATTACTTGACTATTTCCCAGATGATTTTTTAATGGTCATTGATGAAAGCCACGTTACATTGCCGCAAATTCGGGGCATGTATAACGGCGACCAAGCTCGAAAACAAGTGCTTGTGGACTATGGTTTCCGCTTGCCTTCAGCACTTGATAACCGGCCATTGAAATTTGAAGAGTTTGAACAGCATATTCATCAAGCCATCTATGTATCTGCTACACCGGGTCCATACGAGAAAGAACATTGTCCGGAAATGATTGAACAAATTATCCGCCCAACAGGACTTCTTGATCCAACAGTGGATGTGCGCCCAATTGAAGGACAAATTGATGATTTGGTGGATGCAATTCAAAAACGGACGAAGAAAAATGAACGGGTGCTTGTCACAACATTGACGAAAAAAATGGCGGAAGATCTAACGGATTATTTGAAAGAAATGGGTATTAAAGTCGCCTATCTTCACTCGGAAATTAAAACCCTTGAACGGATTGAAATCATCCGAGAATTGAGAAAGGGAACGTATGATGTGCTTGTCGGCATTAACTTGCTGCGGGAAGGACTGGATATTCCAGAAGTATCGCTCATTGCTATTTTAGATGCGGATAAAGAAGGATTTTTGCGTTCGGAAACTTCCTTAATCCAAACGATTGGACGTGCGGCCCGAAATGCGAATGGACACGTCATTATGTATGCCGACACTATCACGGAATCCATGAGAAAAGCGATTGAAGAAACGAAGCGCCGCCGCTCGATTCAAGAAGCATATAATAAAGAACATGGCATCGTGCCAAAAACAATACGAAAAGAAATTCCAGAATTAATTCGTGCAACTCATGCAGCAGAAGAGGAAGAAAAATATATCACAAAAGTAACAAAAGGCAAGAAGTTAACAAAATCTGAGTTAGAAAAATTAATTGAGTCGCTTGAAAAAGAAATGAAAGAAGCCGCCAAATCCCTCGATTTCGAAAGGGCGGCAGAGTTGAGGGATACAATATTTGAATTGAAAGCAGAGATGTGA